In a single window of the Kwoniella shandongensis chromosome 5, complete sequence genome:
- a CDS encoding histidinol dehydrogenase, which produces MSTPIFLPLLDPTAAALIPALSLLGPLLIPATLLRAVLPSLSASARYYVQAEQSTEDLISYLDNGAEKIVVSTAQLEELAGQVPKERLIVKINEEELASAKQLTQQTTGIYIVSSTAHTAKSLGLSGIDVFLQLPSPKSTELVDLIRSLRPSSYVIPTELLAAAPATTSTHLSIAEAFLAPIISDRPDGLFPTIVSSSNHSGKPLGLVYSSRESVTEAINSQTGVYQSRKHGLWRKGETSGAVQELVSVGLDCDSDALVFEVIQHGSGFCHLPQSTCFGGLSGLAKLEDTLQSRLQDAPEGSYTKRLFTDEKLLRSKIMEEAEELCDAQTKEEVAFEAADLVYFALTRCISKGVSLKDVERALDKKSLKVTRRKGDAKPKWEEKINGAAVKPESKPTEPVPQSFPEVEEGRIQMRNVTLSKLNEDEQKKILLRPVLNSLAMIDKVKPIVERVRKEGDAGLRAMTKQFDKADLSSNVLLPPFAVPTDDELPRDVREAIDVAYANVKTFHVAQAEKEALVVETMPGVTCSRFVRPISRVGIYVPGGTAILPSTAIMLGVPAQVAGCKTIVLATPPRPDGTISPEVLYVAKLAGVTCILKAGGAQAVGAMAYGTKEVPKVDKIFGPGNQWVTAAKMLVQNDTDALVAIDMPAGPSEVLVIADHTSNPIFVASDLLSQAEHGTDSQVVLVGISLTSEHLAAIEEQIDIQAKALPRVKIAREAIKKSLIVLVDTVDEAINFSNEYAPEHLILHLEKAQDAVKDIDNAGSVFVGAFSPESCGDYASGTNHTLPTNGFARQFSGVNTLSFQKHITSQFVTSEGLKVLGPSVVRLAEREGLEAHANAVRVRLAELK; this is translated from the exons ATGTCAACACCGATATTCTTACCGTTGTTGGACCCTACAGCAGCTGCTCTCATCCCTGCTCTGTCGCTTCTTGGTCCACTCCTGATCCCCGCAACTCTCCTTCGAGCTGTCCTTCCATCgctctctgcttctgcccGATATTACGTCCAAGCCGAACAATCGACCGAGGACTTGATATCGTACCTCGATAATGGAGCTGAGAAGATCGTTGTGTCTACCGCTCAGCTCGAGGAGCTTGCTGGTCAGGTGCCAAAGGAGCGATTGATCGTCAAAATcaacgaggaagagctcgCTTCTGCCAAGCAGCTCACGCAACAAACTACCGGCATCTACATCGTCTCCTCTACAGCTCACACTGCCAAATCACTAGGACTTTCAGGTATTGATGtctttctccaacttccGTCGCCTAAGTCCACGGAGCTTGTAGACCTCATCCGATCATTACGACCGTCCTCCTACGTCATCCCCACCGAACTCCTTGCTGCTGCCCCTgccaccacttccactcacctttccatcGCCGAAGCCTTCCTCGCACCTATCATCTCTGATCGACCTGACGGACTCTTCCCCACCattgtctcctcttccaaccacTCTGGCAAACCTCTTGGTCTTGTATACTCTTCAAGAGAGTCCGTTACGGAGGCGATCAACAGCCAGACTGGCGTTTACCAATCGCGAAAGCACGGACTTTGGAGAAAGGGTGAGACGAGCGGAGCTGTTCAAGAACTCGTTTCCGTCGGACTCGATTGCGACTCGGATGCCCTCGTCTTCGAGGTGATTCAGCACGGTTCAGGTTTCTgtcaccttcctcaatcGACATGTTTCGGTGGATTGTCTGGTCTTGCTAAGCTCGAGGATACCTTACAATCCCGATTGCAGGATGCTCCAGAGGGAAGCTACACCAAGCGATTGTTCACGGACGAGAAGCTCTTGCGAAGCAAGATCAtggaagaggctgaagaGCTCTGTGATGCGCAGaccaaggaagaggtggcTTTCGAAGCGGCTGATCTGGTCTACTTTGCTCTCACACGATGTATCAGCAAGGGAGTGTCATTGAAGGACGTCGAGCGAGCTCTGGACAAGAAGTCTTTGAAGGTCAcaagaagaaaaggagatgcCAAGCCGaaatgggaggagaagatcaacggTGCTGCCGTCAAGCCAGAATCAAAACCGACCGAACCGGTACCTCAATCGTTCcccgaggtcgaagagggtcGAATTCAAATGCGAAATGTCACTTTGTCCAAGTTGAACGAAgacgagcagaagaagatccTCCTTCGACCTGTCCTCAACTCCCTCGCCATGATTGACAAGGTCAAGCCCATTGTCGAGCGAGTACGAAAGGAGGGCGATGCAGGCCTTCGAGCTATGACCAAGCAATTCGACAAGGCCGATCTCTCTTCGAACGTCTTGCTTCCACCTTTCGCCGTGCCCACAGATGATGAGCTACCCCGAGATGTCCGAGAGGCTATCGACGTCGCTTATGCCAACGTCAAGACATTCCACGTGGCTcaggcagagaaggaagctTTGGTCGTTGAGACCATGCCCGGTGTTACTTGCTCTCGTTTCGTTCGACCTATCTCCAGAGTCGGTATCTACGTTCCCGGAGGTACCGCCATCCTCCCATCTACCGCCATTATGCTTGGTGTCCCTGCTCAAGTCGCCGGCTGTAAGACTATTGTGCTCGCCACGCCTCCTCGACCAGACGGAACCATTTCCCCTGAGGTGCTTTACGTCGCCAAGTTGGCCGGCGTCACTTGTATCTTGAAGGCTGGTGGTGCGCAAGCTGTCGGCGCGATGGCGTACGGAACGAAGGAAGTCCCTAAAGTTGACAAGATCTTCGGACCCGGAAACCAGTGGGTCACAGCGGCGAAGATGTTGGTGCAGAACGACACGGATGCATTGGTCGCCATCGACATGCCTGCGGGTCCATCAGaggtcttg GTGATTGCCGATCACACTTCCAACCCTATCTTTGTCGCCTccgaccttctctcccagGCCGAGCACGGCACGGACTCGCAAGTCGTCCTTGTCGGTATCTCTCTTACGTCCGAGCACCTTGCCGCGATCGAAGAGCAGATCGATATTCAAGCGAAGGCTTTACCACGAGTCAAGATCGCTCGAGAGGCGATCAAGAAGAGTTTGATCGTACTTGTCGACACGGTGGATGAGGCTATCAACTTCAGTAACGAATACGCTCCGGAGCACTTGATCTTGCACCTTGAAAAGGCACAAGATGCCGTCAAGGATATTGACAACGCCGGAAGTGTCTTTGTCGGCGCTTTCTCCCCTGAAAG TTGTGGTGACTACGCTTCCGGTACAAACCACACTCTCCCCACGAACGGTTTCGCCCGACAATTCTCGGGTGTTAACACCCTTTCGTTCCAGAAACACATCACATCGCAATTCGTGACTAGCGAAGGATTGAAGGTGTTGGGACCTAGTGTCGTCAGATTGGCCGAGAGAGAAGGGTTGGAGGCGCACGCTAATGCTGTTAGAGTGAGATTGGCTGAGCTCAAGTAA
- a CDS encoding elongation factor 2 yields the protein MDHPTNIRNMSVIAHVDHGKSTLTDSLVSKAGIIASSKAGEMRFTDTRQDEIDRGITIKSTAISMYFPLGKEDVADIKQKTDGNEFLINLIDSPGHVDFSSEVTAALRVTDGALVVVDCVEGVCVQTETVLRQSLAERVKPVLIINKVDRALLELQVSKEDLYQSFCRTIESVNVIISTYNDPVLGDTQVYPDQGTVAFGSGLHGWAFSLRQFATRYAKKFGVDKNKLMPKLWGDNYFNPKTKKWAKSDKDGAERAFNMFVLDPIFRLFDCIMNFKKDQIPTLLEKLEIKLSSEERDLEGKQLLKVVMKKFLPAGDSLLEMIVINLPSPQTAQRYRVETLYEGPQDDESAIAIRDCDPKGPLMVYVSKMVPTSDKGRFYAFGRVFSGTVSSGPKVRIQGPNFVPGKKDDSVIKSIQRTVLMMGRSTEAIEDCPAGNIIGLVGVDQFLLKSGTLTTSETAHNMRVMKFSVSPVVQVSVECKNAADLPKLVEGLKRLSKSDPCVKTWMDESGSIIIAGAGELHLEICLNDLENDHAGVPLRKSNPVVGYRETVTAESSMVALSKSQNKHNRLYVKAEPLDEELTKDIESGKVAPRDDPKIRARYLADTYGWDVTDARKIWTFGPDTTGPNIMLDGSKGVQYMNEIKDSCVAAFQWAAKEGGIAEEPMRGVRFNILDCTLHADAIHRGGGQIIPTARRVCYAAQLLAKPALQEPMFLVEIAVPESAQGGVYSCLNVRRGQVFSSEQRIGTPMYTMKAYLPVSESFGFNADLRAATGGQAFPQAVFDHYAEINGDPLEVGSKTNAIAVGIRTRKGLKPDVPLYDHFYDKL from the exons ATGG ACCACCCCACCAACATCCGAAACATGTCCGTCATTGCCCACGTCGACCACGGTAAATCCACCCTTACCGACTCCCTTGTCTCCAAGGCTGGTATCATTGCCTCTTCCAAGGCTGGTGAGATGCGATTCACCGACACTCG TCaggacgagattgaccgAGGAATCACCATCAAGTCTACTGCCATCTCCATGTACTTCCCTCTCGGCAAGGAGGATGTCGCCGACATCAAGCAGAAGACTGACGGTAACGAgttcttgatcaacttgatcgACTCTCCCGGTCACGTCGACTTCTCCTCTGAGGTCACCGCCGCTCTCCGAGTTACcgatgg TGctctcgtcgttgttgacTGTGTCGAGGGTGTTTGTGTTCAGACCGAGACCGTTCTTCGTCAATCATTGGCTGAACGAGTGAAGCCCGTCCTtatcatcaacaaggtcGACCGAGCCCTTCTCGAGCTCCAGGTCTCCAAGGAGGATCTTTACCAGTCCTTCTGCCGAACCATCGAGTCCGTCAACGTCATCATTTCCACCTACAACGACCCCGTCCTCGGTGACACCCAGGTCTACCCCGACCAAGGTACCGTTGCTTTCGGTTCCGGTCTCCACGGTTGGGCCTTCTCCCTCCGACAGTTCGCCACCCGATACGCCAAGAAGTTCGGTGTCGACAAGAACAAGCTCATGCCCAAGCTTTGGGGTGACAACTACTTCAACCCCAAGACCAAGAAGTGGGCCAAGAGCGACAAGGACGGTGCCGAGCGTGCTTTCAACATGTTCGTCCTCGACCCTATCTTCCGTCTTTTCGACTGTATCATGAACTTCAAGAAGGACCAGATCCCTACTCtgctcgagaagcttgagatCAAGCTCTCTTCAGAAGAGAGGGACCTCGAGGGCAAGCAGCTCCTCAAGGTCGTCATGAAGAAGTTCTTGCCCGCTGGTGACTCTCTCCTCGAGATGATTGTCATCaacctcccttctcctcagaCCGCTCAGCGATACCGAGTTGAGACCCTTTACGAGGGTCCTCAAGACGACGAGTCTGCCATCGCTATCCGAGACTGTGACCCCAAGGGTCCCCTCATGGTCTACGTCTCCAAGATGGTGCCCACCTCCGACAAGGGTCGATTCTACGCTTTCGGTCGAGTCTTCTCTGGTACCGTCTCTTCCGGTCCTAAGGTCCGAATCCAGGGACCCAACTTCGTTCCcggaaagaaggacgactCCGTCATCAAGTCTATCCAGCGAACCGTTCTTATGATGGGTCGATCCACCGAGGCCATCGAGGACTGTCCCGCCGGTAACATTATCGGTCTTGTCGGTGTCGACCAGTTCTTGCTCAAGTCTGGtaccctcaccacctctgaGACTGCCCACAACATGCGAGTCATGAAgttctccgtctctcccgTCGTTCAAGTCTCCGTTGAGTGTAAGAACGCTGCCGATCTCCCCAAGCTCGTTGAGGGTCTCAAGCGACTCTCCAAGTCTGACCCTTGTGTCAAGACCTGGATGGACGAGTCCGgttccatcatcattgctggtgctggtgagCTTCATCTGGAGATCTGTCTTAACGATCTCGAGAACGACCACGCCGGTGTCCCTCTCCGAAAGTCCAACCCCGTCGTTGGTTACAGAGAGACCGTCACTGCCGAGTCTTCCATGGTCGCTTTGTCCAAGTCCCAGAACAAGCACAACCGTCTTTATGTCAAGGCCGAGCCTCTCGATGAAGAGCTTACCAAGGACATTGAGAGCGGTAAGGTCGCTCCTCGAGATGACCCCAAGATCCGAGCTCGATACCTCGCCGACACCTACGGTTGGGATGTCACCGATGCCCGAAAGATCTGGACTTTCGGTCCCGACACCACCGGTCCTAACATCATGCTTGATGGTTCCAAGGGTGTGCAATACATGAACGAAATCAAGGATTCGTGTGTCGCTGCCTTCCAATGGGCCGCCAAGGAGGGTGGTATCGCTGAGGAGCCCATGCGAGGTGTCCGATTCAACATCTTGGACTGTACTCTTCACGCCGATGCCATCCAccgaggtggtggtcaaATCATCCCCACCGCTCGACGAGTCTGTTACGCCGCTCAGCTTCTCGCCAAGCCCGCTCTTCAAGAGCCTATGTTCTTGGTCGAAATTGCCGTTCCCGAGTCTGCCCAGGGTGGTGTCTAC TCATGTTTGAACGTCCGACGAGGTCAGGTGTTCTCATCTGAGCAACGTATCGGTACCCCCATGTACACCatgaagg CCTACCTCCCCGTTTCCGAGTCCTTCGGTTTCAACGCCGACTTGCGTGCTGCCACTGGTGGACAAGCGTTCCCTCAAGCTGTGTTTGACCACTACGCCGAGATCAACGGTGACCCCTTGGAGGTCGGAAGCAAGACCAACGCTATCGCCGTCGGTATCAGAACAAGGAAGGGTCTCAAGCCTGATGTTCC CCTCTACGACCACTTCTACGACAAATTGTAA